The DNA segment GAAAAACAGCCCCGAGTACCGTTTCCAGCGTTTCAGGCAGTAACACCCAACCCACGGGTCTACTCGCCGGAAATGCCGCCTCGAAAAGGAGACATTTCGTCTTCAGAGATCCTATCAAGGCCTCAACACCACCGATGTCCTTCGCTTGATCGAGCAAAGCATTCAGCTTGCTTTCGGCAATTGCCCGATCAAACTTGACAGCAAGCTCGGCGGGGACGACTACATCGTCGCCCTCGCCTTGCCGCATGGCGGCCTCAGCCTGCTTTTTGTACCAGAGCATTGAGGTCTGCTACCGCACGCGAAGCCGCAGCTGCACCCTGCGAAATCGAATCATCGATCGTCTCCGGGCCATAGGCTGCGCCCGCCGCGTAAATCCCACGCCGCGTCGTTCCGCAGGTGTTCGTGTAATGTTCCGCGCGCTCGATAAAGCCATGTTTCTCAAGCGCAATACCGAAAACGGAGGAAAGCTCTGGATTCTCTTCATTCGGATCCATGCCAATGGCATGAACTACGATATCAAAGGGAATGATGATCGGGCGCTTGACCAGTGTGTCTTCGCCCTTAACCAATAAGCGGCCGTCTCCAGACGCCGTGACCTCGGCAATACGAGCCTTGACGTACTTGGTCTTGAACTCTTCCTGCGACTTCCAGTAGAACTTGTCTTCATACAGCCCGAAGGTGCGAATATCCATGTAGTAGATAAACACGTCGGTCTGCGGAGACAACTCCTTGATCTCCATCGCCAGATTCGCGGATACGGTGCAGCAAATCTTAGAGCACCATTCACGACCGATTTGCCGATCACGAGAACCAACGCACAGCAAGATGGCAACCCGCTCTGGCACGCGCCCATCCGACGGGCATGAAATCTTGCCAGCCGATACCATCTGCTCCATCTGGGTCGTGGTCAACACGTCCTCAAACGTGCCAAAACCCCACTCCGGCTTATTGATCGAATCGAAGTGCGTAAAGCCAGTCGCCAGCACAACCGCACCAGTCGAAACCTTTTCGCCGTTGCTCAGCGTTGCCGTGAAGCTGCCAGGCTCGCCCTCGAACTGGGTCACCTTGGCTCCCTTGTGCACGGTCACCGCAGCATCTTCCTCAACGCGACTGACCATGCGGCCAATGGCGTCCTTGGCCCACTCACCAGAAGGTACAAGCTTGGCGTAACCGGAGAGGATAGGCGCACCGCCCAGGATGTCCTCTTTCTCGACCAGAACCGCCTTGTATCCGGCTGCGCTCACCGTTGCCGCGGCGGACAAGCCAGCCGGACCCGCCCCCACTATCAGCACTGAATCCTGCATTACGCCTGCCCTCCGTACGCCAGCTCAGGGTTATAGAGATATTCGATATTGCCCTTTTCAACTTCCTTGAGATATTCCTGGAAATTCTTCTTCGCCTCGGACCAGGAGATACCCATCTTCTCGACCAGGTCCTCGCACGGTGAGGCGTGCCACTGCAACTGAACAATCTTGAACGGATCGGCGCCACAGGCAAGTGCAGCGAATTGCACATCCGCCACGATTGGAATTGAGAAATCCTGGTCGTGCGCCTTGCCGATCCATTGATTCTTGTCCATGGTCGTCACGCAGCCGGTGTCGTTGGCCAGCATCACATCCGCATTCGCCTCTTCGCGCGCCACCCGGATCTTGCGGTCCATCGTGAACGAGCGCGTGAATTCACGCTCAGAAATGATGTGCCTGAAGCCGAAACCACAGCAGTCGTACCAGGTCGAGTAGTCGATCACCTGCGCACCCAGCGCCTGAGCTACCGAGGTGATGATCGCAGTGCGGTTGCCGCCGAGCACCTCGGGATCGTAAACCGCATCCTCGTGGACCATCTTGTAATAATGGCAGGCCACGTGTGCTGTGGCGCGGATATTGGAAACGTCGATTTTTTGCAGCTCGGATGCGATGCGGTTGCGCATCACATGCACCCATTCGGAGTAGTGGATGATCTCCTCGGGGATGACCAGCTTGCCGTCGACCAGGCGGCCCAACTTGCCGAGAATCTTGGTGACCTTCTCGCGCAGTGCGGCGGATTCAATCAGATACTTCCTGACTTCCTTATAGTTCCCGAAGGACGTCCCGCAATGCACTAAGGGGAAAAAATGGCCAAGTTCATGCCCGTGCTGCTTGCCGGAGACGTAGGCCTGATGGAAGTTCCGCAGGAACACCGCAGACAGTGATTCCACATTCCCAATGCCGGAACCATGGTAGTTCCAGGCGGTACATGAGGTCTGATCGGTCTCGTCAAGATAGTCCTTGCCTGGCACGAAGCCAAATTCGTTCATGAACCATAATAACGAGGTCGGATACCCAGGGATATTACCGCACTGACCGCAGGACTTGTGGTGCCAAAGTTGCTTGGTAGGGATTTTTTTCTCCCAACCGAACAGCGTTTTGACCGTCATCGGTTCATGGCCATCCGTGATCCGATGGATGATGATCTCGCCTTCTTTCTCGAGTTCATACATGTGTTCGCGAACATCATCCATGCGCTCGCCGAGATCCACCGTACGGCGGTCAA comes from the Acidihalobacter yilgarnensis genome and includes:
- a CDS encoding FAD-dependent oxidoreductase encodes the protein MGAGPAGLSAAATVSAAGYKAVLVEKEDILGGAPILSGYAKLVPSGEWAKDAIGRMVSRVEEDAAVTVHKGAKVTQFEGEPGSFTATLSNGEKVSTGAVVLATGFTHFDSINKPEWGFGTFEDVLTTTQMEQMVSAGKISCPSDGRVPERVAILLCVGSRDRQIGREWCSKICCTVSANLAMEIKELSPQTDVFIYYMDIRTFGLYEDKFYWKSQEEFKTKYVKARIAEVTASGDGRLLVKGEDTLVKRPIIIPFDIVVHAIGMDPNEENPELSSVFGIALEKHGFIERAEHYTNTCGTTRRGIYAAGAAYGPETIDDSISQGAAAASRAVADLNALVQKAG
- a CDS encoding heterodisulfide reductase-related iron-sulfur binding cluster, producing the protein MKPTDQNGSPDAGIAGHGSFFQETNLSREEAVRATDWVRKHVDRRTVDLGERMDDVREHMYELEKEGEIIIHRITDGHEPMTVKTLFGWEKKIPTKQLWHHKSCGQCGNIPGYPTSLLWFMNEFGFVPGKDYLDETDQTSCTAWNYHGSGIGNVESLSAVFLRNFHQAYVSGKQHGHELGHFFPLVHCGTSFGNYKEVRKYLIESAALREKVTKILGKLGRLVDGKLVIPEEIIHYSEWVHVMRNRIASELQKIDVSNIRATAHVACHYYKMVHEDAVYDPEVLGGNRTAIITSVAQALGAQVIDYSTWYDCCGFGFRHIISEREFTRSFTMDRKIRVAREEANADVMLANDTGCVTTMDKNQWIGKAHDQDFSIPIVADVQFAALACGADPFKIVQLQWHASPCEDLVEKMGISWSEAKKNFQEYLKEVEKGNIEYLYNPELAYGGQA